Genomic segment of Candidatus Paceibacterota bacterium:
ACAACTAATAGGACTCATGTCAGAAGTTGTGACAATAGAAGTAGACATTTCAAACGGTCTTCATTCATTTTCCGTAGTTGGACTCGGCGATAGGTCCGTAGAAGAATCAAAAGATCGTATATCTGCAGCTATAAAAAATAGCAACTTCAAATCTCCAAAGCAGAAAAACCAGAAAGTAGTCATATCACTAGCTCCAGCAGATATACACAAAGAAGGGCCTTCTTTTGATCTCGGCATGGCGATAGCTTATCTATCTGCATCAAAAGAGATAGATTTTTCTCCAGAAAATAAACTATTTTTAGGAGAATTATCACTTGAAGGAAACTTGAGAAAAATCAGTGGTATATTACCGATTCTTTGCCAAGCAAAAGCCCAAGGTTTCACCGAAGCTTTCATTCCAAAAGACAATTCCGAAGAATCATCCTTGGCCCAAGGCATAACCACATATCCCGCCTCCACCTTAAATCAAATCATTGAACATCTTACTGGTATAAAAAATATAAAACCGAATGAAACCATTTATTCAAATCCAGAAACATCTTCATCTTTTGGAACAAATATGAACAATGTTCGCGGTAACGAAACAGCCAAACGTGGTTTAGAAATAGCTGCAGCCGGTGCACACAATATCATCATGTGCGGTCCTCCAGGGACTGGCAAAACCATGCTTGCTCAATGTTTCACTTCAATATTACCGGATCTTTCGTACGAACAAGCAATAGAAGTCACTGGCATACACTCTACCGCTAGGACACTAGAACGAGGTTTGATATTCCGTCCACCATTTAGGTCGCCCCATCATACAGCCTCATACCCATCTATTGTTGGTGGGGGAGGATTTCCAAAACCCGGCGAAATAACCTTAGCCCACAGAGGTGTATTATTTTTAGATGAATTTCCAGAATTTGACCGCAGTGTCATAGAAGCTTTACGTCAACCATTGGAAGATAGGATGATAACCATTTCTAGAGCCAGAGGAGTAGTCACTTTCCCAGCACAATGTATCCTCATTGCATCTATGAATCCTTGTCCTTGTGGAAAAGGTAGGCGCAATGGTTGTACCTGTACCCTAAAAGCCCTTGAAGCTTACAATAGAAAAATGTCCGGACCTATCATAGACCGACTAGATATATGGCTAAACGTTAGTAAAGTAGATTACAAACAACTTGGTGCCAAAGATTCGTCAGGAGAAAGTTCAGAAACTATAAAAGACCGAGTTATTGGAGCAAGAAAAATTCAAGAACAAAGATTTGCGTCCCACGGAATTCAAAAAGTCTTCAATGCCGAGATGAATGCTTTGGATATAGAAAAAATTGTTATTCTAGACGATGACGCTCGTATATTACTTACTTCATCAGCAGAAAAATTGGAACTTTCTGGTAGGGCTTTTCATAGGGTTATAAAGGTGGCACAGACCATTGCTGATTTAGAAAAGAGCAGTTCAGTTAAAAAGCATCATATTTTGGAGGCACTGCAGTATAGGCAGAAAGTGGGGTGATTCCTGACAAGACAGAATTGTCTTTTACAAACCCTGCGTATCCCGAGGAACTCCTCGCTCCTGCATTTCTCCTTACAATTTTTTTCGTGGCGCTTAATTATCTCTGGAAATGCTAGTTGCTCGTCGCTCGGGAGAAATACTCGGGTTTGAAAAAGACAATTCTGTCTTGTCAGGAATCACTAACAATGATTAGAAATTTTTAATTACATCTTCCGTCAACAAAAGGGTTCTTGGCACCACGGATTTCAAAGTGTAGATGAGGTCCAGTAGAAAAACCTGTATTACCACTATAACCAATGATTTGACCCTTTGAGACTTGCTCACCAGGACCAATAGGACTTCTAAGCATGTGGGAATACAAAGTCTGAGTTCCATTAGAATGAGAAATGACTATATAGTTTCCATAACCACCGTTCCAAGCACCATTTGATTTACTGATTATGACCGTACCAGCAGCAGAAGCACGCAAAGGTGTCCCTATAGGCGTAGCCATATCTACAGCATTACGTCCATGCAACTCCTGACTCAATCTTCCACCAATAAGTGGGCAACTATAATATCCAGGATATGAAGGTAAGTTACTGACATTTCCTATGACTGGCTCATAAATAAGTTTTTGATTGATTGTTTTTGAAACAGTTGCAGACAATCCCATTTCAGCATCAGGAATAATTAAATTTTGACCAATAACAAGCTTGGATGACGCATCTAGATCATTGTAACTATATATTTCACCAGCATCTGCATGATATTTATTTGCAATACCCAAGACAGTATCGTTCCTTTGAACCGTATACTTGATACCAGTAACAGGGAGGATTATGAGTATTTGACCAACTTTAAGAACAGATTTGCTTGTTAGATTATTTGCCCAAAGTATTGTATTGACCGAAACATTAAACATTTTTGCTATTCCAGAATATGTATCGCCAGATCTAACATTATAAATACTTATTTTTGTAGAAGTATCCGTTGAAACACCATTTGTACTGGCTATATCCGCAACCAGAGTCTCTCCACCGACAACTGGTACCGTATCAAAAGATTTGTCTGGATTTGGATCAAAATTAACAGCAACAATAGGTAATGGCATGTTCTGTGAATTTACCGATACGTTTTTGGAGATTTTTGCAGAAGCTTCTTCACTTCCAAACATTGAACCTATAAAAGAAACGAGACCTGCATGGGCGGTCTCTGAGAAAGTAATGGTTATAATAAATATAGAAACACAAATAGCAATCCAGTTTGCTAGACGCTTAAAAGTAAGGTTATATTTAGTTTGTTTGTGAGTATTTAATTTCATAACATATAGTTCGCGCTGGCAATAGTCCGTAAAGGTCTTTCTTTCGTTCGGTGTTGGTAACTTATATATTTATATGGCTCTACTTAGCCATAATTATTAAATCAAATTTCAAGTGACCTATCTAGACTAGCAAGAAGGAATTTATTGTCAATGATAGCTATACACAGTCATTTTAATTGATTAGGTGTCAAATAATGTGGTCGGAATCAGGTCAGAAAATAACAAAACATTCTTTTTGAAAACCTGCGAGACTCGCTCCGTTTACTTTCTAAGTAAAATGCTCAGGAATTACGGAGGACTAATCGTCCTCTCGTAATTCCAAGGACATTCGCATTTTACTAAGAAACTAAAACTGCGCTCAGACAAGTTCTCGGTTTTCAAAAAGAATGTTTTGTTATTTTCTGACCCGACTCCTCTCTAAAAGAGTGGTTTTCGCAGGTTTTCAAAAAGAATGTTCTGCCAGTTTTCAATCATCTCTGTGTTAAACTAACCTCCATGTCATCATTAAACGAAGCACAACAGAGAGCGGTGGATACAACCGATGGTCCTGTCCTTATTATCGCTGGAGCAGGTACAGGTAAAACCAAGGCTATAACCCACAGGATTTTAAACTTAATCAAAAAAGGTACTGCTCCACATTCTATACTTGCAATAACTTTCACCAATAAAGCGGCGACGGAAATGCGAGAAAGGGTGGGTATGCTTTTGAAAGAAGATTCCGGTCTAAACATCCCCGTTTCTATGAATGAACGCCCTTTTATTAGTACTTTTCACGCTCTTGGAGTACACATCATTCGAGAAAATGCTTCATTACTGGGTTTGACTAGGCATTTCACAATATTTGATCGTAGCGATTCAAAGAGAGCTATCAAAGAATCCATGGAGCAAGTCTCCATTGATCCAAAGAAATTTGACCCGGGAACAATATTGAACCTCATCTCCAGAGCCAAAGGAGAGGGGATAGGATATTTGGAATACTTGGATCATTCAAAAGATTT
This window contains:
- a CDS encoding YifB family Mg chelatase-like AAA ATPase; the encoded protein is MSLAKTYSAQLIGLMSEVVTIEVDISNGLHSFSVVGLGDRSVEESKDRISAAIKNSNFKSPKQKNQKVVISLAPADIHKEGPSFDLGMAIAYLSASKEIDFSPENKLFLGELSLEGNLRKISGILPILCQAKAQGFTEAFIPKDNSEESSLAQGITTYPASTLNQIIEHLTGIKNIKPNETIYSNPETSSSFGTNMNNVRGNETAKRGLEIAAAGAHNIIMCGPPGTGKTMLAQCFTSILPDLSYEQAIEVTGIHSTARTLERGLIFRPPFRSPHHTASYPSIVGGGGFPKPGEITLAHRGVLFLDEFPEFDRSVIEALRQPLEDRMITISRARGVVTFPAQCILIASMNPCPCGKGRRNGCTCTLKALEAYNRKMSGPIIDRLDIWLNVSKVDYKQLGAKDSSGESSETIKDRVIGARKIQEQRFASHGIQKVFNAEMNALDIEKIVILDDDARILLTSSAEKLELSGRAFHRVIKVAQTIADLEKSSSVKKHHILEALQYRQKVG
- a CDS encoding peptidoglycan DD-metalloendopeptidase family protein, yielding MKLNTHKQTKYNLTFKRLANWIAICVSIFIITITFSETAHAGLVSFIGSMFGSEEASAKISKNVSVNSQNMPLPIVAVNFDPNPDKSFDTVPVVGGETLVADIASTNGVSTDTSTKISIYNVRSGDTYSGIAKMFNVSVNTILWANNLTSKSVLKVGQILIILPVTGIKYTVQRNDTVLGIANKYHADAGEIYSYNDLDASSKLVIGQNLIIPDAEMGLSATVSKTINQKLIYEPVIGNVSNLPSYPGYYSCPLIGGRLSQELHGRNAVDMATPIGTPLRASAAGTVIISKSNGAWNGGYGNYIVISHSNGTQTLYSHMLRSPIGPGEQVSKGQIIGYSGNTGFSTGPHLHFEIRGAKNPFVDGRCN